A stretch of DNA from Rhodothermales bacterium:
GGTACATCAACACGTCCTCGGGCAAGCAGGCCACCCAGATCCAGAGTTCACTGGGACTGACCGCACCCCTGTACGGCGGCATCCTGAGTACCAGCCTGTTTGCGCTCCAGCGCTCCCTCGACAACCCCCTCCCCTTCGCGTGGGTGGGGCTTGAGCGGCTCGCATTCGGAATGCGGGCGGACTGGCGGGTGGCGCGTGAAGGGCTCGAAGTCGGGGTGGGCGTTGATACCCGGCGCCAGGCAGACGATCGCATCAACACAAACAACGCCGATGGCGGGCGCGGAGACAATCTGCGCCTGGACCAGCGCGAAACCGTCACCGGTTCGGGGGCTTCGGCGCTCGCTACCTGGAACGGACCGATGACCGTGACTGCCGGTCTTCGCGTTGACCGGTTGACCGTGCGTCTGGAGGACCACCTGGTGTCCAACGGAGACGACTCGGGCAAGGAGGCTTTTTTTGCGGCGAGCCCGTCTTTGGGCGTGCGACTCGATAGAGGCGCCACCACGCTCTTCGCATCCGTGTCCACGGCATTCGAGATTCCTACGACTACCGAGTTGGTCAACAACCCGGACGGAAACGCGGGATTCAATCAAAACCTGGAGCCGCAGCGCATCACGGGACTGGAGTTCGGCCTGCGACATGTCCAGGCAGACCTCGACCTGGACCTAGCTGCCTACTCCCAGACACTGACCAATTTTCTGAGCCCATACCAGTTGGAGTCCGCCCCTGGACGCACGTTCTATCGCAACGTGGGCGAGGTGGCCTACATGGGTCTGGAAGGCAGGGCGCGCGTGCGGCTGACCAGCTGGGTGGCCATGGTCGGAACGGCGTCCCTGCAGCGCTTTGAGTTCGCTTCCGGAACGCTGGACGGCAACAGGGTCCCTGGCATTCCAATGCGATTCGGCTCCCTGCGGCTGGACGTCGATCGCTCCGGGACTCTGGCTTCCGTGCGCATCAGGGCAGCCGGTGCGCAGATGGCCGATGATGCGAACACCGTCGAGATTGACGGATTCGTATCCCTGGACGTACGTGTGGCCCGCACAGGACTCGTCATCGGCAACGCGACGGTCGCACCATTCCTGGAAATCCGGAATCTGGGCGATGCAAACTACGTGGTG
This window harbors:
- a CDS encoding TonB-dependent receptor, coding for MRVLLPAFLSLLIVAPLRAQDTLEVVLPPVRVEASRGSFSSGDAPAAIAVEVRGPERRAVEPALALEDVLTELPGLWIADRSHFAIGERLVVRGLGSRAAFGVRSVAVLLDGVLLTMPDGQAVLDPVEPSVLARAELLRGPASRFWGNAAGGVLALESEAPGEAVSQSVRILAGSHGSRQLTGRVGIAEGRQKTSAFASVLDQTGFREHADGRMARVGLRTTRALDSGAVVAFSIAASDLDTRSPGSLTAEQWEADPAAADARYINTSSGKQATQIQSSLGLTAPLYGGILSTSLFALQRSLDNPLPFAWVGLERLAFGMRADWRVAREGLEVGVGVDTRRQADDRINTNNADGGRGDNLRLDQRETVTGSGASALATWNGPMTVTAGLRVDRLTVRLEDHLVSNGDDSGKEAFFAASPSLGVRLDRGATTLFASVSTAFEIPTTTELVNNPDGNAGFNQNLEPQRITGLEFGLRHVQADLDLDLAAYSQTLTNFLSPYQLESAPGRTFYRNVGEVAYMGLEGRARVRLTSWVAMVGTASLQRFEFASGTLDGNRVPGIPMRFGSLRLDVDRSGTLASVRIRAAGAQMADDANTVEIDGFVSLDVRVARTGLVIGNATVAPFLEIRNLGDANYVVSIIPNARGGRYYEGLPGRNLRGGFSLTF